The Bernardetia litoralis DSM 6794 genome includes a window with the following:
- a CDS encoding tetratricopeptide repeat protein, whose product MYNYLKNSFTFLVIFYFLSACQSDTKQFVETLPPLPDSVTIAISNQVQFLNKQIEQSEKTENTAHYYYKRASLYLSSGKENIALDDIEKAISLDSTKSNYYFALAQAYQQRNELQKVLKAAKKAINLGFTDLELYRLYAYSAFNQKKWSESLSAFEEIANRTGERKETLYYQGMIWNHKNDTTKAISFLRKAIKKDSTYLPAYIEVIKTYNQSELPRNAWKETQIAFEKTNFYSSRKIVSTSDSKIYAQLSLQYGNTWKNLRKRDSSIVWYRKAIKQDSTLDEAALQVGLYMFEKKYYPQAEYYFNKVIQQKPSQKTANYFLGFLYEYKLFEPKDKLKRFQLAQTYFKNAYKTDTLNLDYRESLARIDKKIEREEYKLTPEYAEQMRRFRIKEQQRQDSIGRLILSNPIF is encoded by the coding sequence ATGTATAATTATCTCAAAAATAGTTTTACTTTTTTAGTTATTTTCTACTTTTTATCGGCTTGTCAGTCTGATACGAAGCAGTTTGTCGAAACTTTACCTCCTTTGCCTGATTCTGTTACTATAGCTATTTCAAATCAAGTTCAGTTTCTTAATAAGCAAATTGAACAGAGTGAAAAAACAGAAAATACAGCTCATTATTATTACAAACGAGCTTCTTTGTATTTATCTTCTGGAAAGGAAAATATTGCTTTAGATGATATTGAAAAAGCTATTTCTTTGGATAGCACAAAAAGTAACTATTATTTTGCGCTTGCACAGGCTTATCAGCAAAGAAATGAACTTCAAAAAGTTTTGAAAGCTGCTAAAAAGGCGATTAATTTAGGTTTTACAGATTTAGAATTGTATCGTTTGTATGCTTATTCTGCATTTAATCAAAAAAAATGGTCAGAGTCTTTGAGTGCTTTTGAAGAAATAGCAAACCGTACAGGCGAGAGAAAAGAAACTCTTTATTATCAAGGAATGATTTGGAATCATAAAAACGATACTACAAAAGCAATTTCGTTTCTTAGAAAAGCCATTAAAAAAGATAGCACTTATTTGCCTGCATATATAGAAGTTATCAAAACCTACAATCAATCTGAGCTACCACGAAATGCCTGGAAAGAAACTCAAATTGCTTTTGAGAAAACAAATTTTTATTCGTCAAGAAAAATAGTCAGTACATCAGATAGTAAAATATATGCTCAACTCTCTCTTCAGTATGGAAATACTTGGAAAAATTTAAGAAAACGAGATAGTTCTATTGTGTGGTATAGAAAAGCAATCAAACAAGACTCTACTTTAGATGAAGCAGCTTTGCAAGTAGGACTTTATATGTTTGAGAAAAAATACTATCCACAAGCTGAGTATTATTTCAATAAAGTAATTCAACAAAAACCTTCTCAAAAAACAGCTAATTATTTCTTGGGATTTTTGTATGAATATAAGCTCTTCGAACCTAAAGATAAATTGAAACGTTTTCAGCTTGCTCAAACCTACTTTAAAAATGCCTATAAAACAGATACATTAAATTTAGATTATAGAGAATCTTTAGCTAGAATAGACAAAAAAATAGAACGAGAAGAATACAAACTTACTCCAGAATATGCCGAACAAATGAGAAGGTTTAGAATAAAAGAACAACAAAGACAAGATTCTATTGGCAGACTTATTTTATCAAATCCTATTTTTTAA
- a CDS encoding DUF4199 domain-containing protein, producing the protein MQVAIRYGLILGVVNILLAVFGYLMGVEFAMSYYAVISGVISFAAIIFVCNRIKSENKGIIRYFDAVKLVFITLMLSYVIGSVYNYVFNNFIAPEYTEQIAKLSLDKAESLMESMGMPESDVDTAMEEARRESKKSLESPLMPFLQSIMVGAVVLFVIALIAAIFVQRKPAEDDFLYDDEVLDN; encoded by the coding sequence ATGCAAGTAGCAATTCGTTATGGTTTGATTTTAGGTGTTGTAAATATTCTGTTAGCCGTTTTTGGTTATCTAATGGGAGTAGAATTTGCAATGAGTTATTATGCTGTTATTTCAGGAGTTATTTCTTTTGCAGCAATTATTTTTGTTTGTAATCGTATAAAAAGTGAAAATAAAGGAATAATAAGATATTTTGATGCGGTGAAATTAGTTTTTATTACTTTGATGTTAAGTTATGTAATTGGTTCTGTTTATAATTATGTCTTTAATAATTTTATTGCTCCAGAGTACACAGAACAAATAGCTAAGCTCTCATTAGATAAAGCTGAATCTTTGATGGAAAGCATGGGAATGCCAGAAAGTGATGTAGATACAGCGATGGAAGAAGCACGAAGAGAGTCAAAAAAGAGTCTTGAAAGCCCATTAATGCCATTTCTTCAGAGTATTATGGTAGGCGCAGTAGTTCTTTTCGTAATTGCCTTAATAGCAGCTATTTTTGTGCAAAGAAAACC
- a CDS encoding sensor histidine kinase: MIIKTNTLVEDKKDENLFSRLTNALKRSLVSSRAVAIILSLLVSSVTSAFLSLIPSVNSVALSVCFLVSFSSSFLLIYIAFEFLIFKEINNVYSKLSKIKKKDFKFVPPLGSDILPSANPIRRVNQEITAYAGQKQQEIDELRRMEVFRREFIADVSHELKTPIFSAQGFILTLIDGAVDDENVRDLFLGKAARSLKALAALVEDLLTLSQIESGDITMRLEKYDMQEQVLEVFEQLENKAERRGVALKLVSQYEEGIYVYADYNRIRQVLINLIINAIKYGKENGAVTVTLTQTTKNLKVSIKDDGNGIEAEHLTRIFERFYRIEKSRSKQEGGTGLGLAIVKHIIEKHDSKISVKSKIGEGTQFTFKLQRTEVIEEV, translated from the coding sequence ATGATAATAAAAACAAACACATTGGTAGAAGATAAAAAAGACGAAAATCTTTTTAGTAGGCTTACAAATGCTCTTAAACGGTCTTTGGTAAGTTCTAGGGCAGTAGCAATTATACTTTCTCTTTTGGTAAGTAGTGTAACAAGTGCTTTTTTATCATTGATTCCTAGTGTTAATTCAGTAGCTTTATCGGTTTGTTTTTTGGTTTCTTTTTCCTCCTCATTTCTACTTATCTATATTGCCTTTGAATTTCTTATTTTTAAAGAAATCAATAACGTTTATAGCAAATTATCAAAGATAAAAAAGAAAGATTTTAAATTTGTTCCTCCTCTTGGTTCTGATATTCTTCCTTCTGCCAATCCAATTCGAAGAGTAAATCAAGAAATAACGGCTTATGCAGGACAAAAACAACAAGAAATTGATGAGCTTCGACGCATGGAAGTTTTTCGTAGAGAATTTATTGCAGATGTTTCTCATGAGCTAAAAACACCTATTTTTTCGGCACAAGGTTTTATTCTTACGCTTATTGATGGTGCAGTAGATGATGAAAATGTGCGTGATTTGTTTTTGGGAAAAGCTGCCAGAAGCTTGAAGGCTTTAGCTGCTTTGGTGGAAGATTTACTGACACTTTCTCAAATAGAATCAGGTGATATTACGATGCGTTTGGAGAAATATGATATGCAAGAACAAGTTTTGGAGGTCTTCGAACAACTTGAAAATAAAGCTGAAAGAAGAGGAGTGGCTCTAAAATTAGTCAGTCAGTATGAAGAAGGAATTTATGTTTATGCTGATTATAATCGTATCCGACAGGTTTTGATAAATCTTATTATTAATGCAATTAAGTACGGAAAAGAAAATGGAGCAGTAACTGTTACACTTACGCAAACAACAAAAAATCTAAAAGTAAGTATAAAAGATGATGGAAATGGAATCGAAGCCGAACATCTAACACGTATTTTTGAGCGTTTTTATAGAATAGAAAAAAGCCGTTCGAAACAAGAAGGAGGAACAGGTTTAGGGCTTGCCATTGTAAAACACATCATTGAAAAACATGATTCTAAAATTAGTGTCAAAAGTAAAATAGGAGAAGGAACACAATTTACATTTAAACTTCAACGGACAGAAGTAATAGAGGAGGTATAA
- a CDS encoding response regulator transcription factor, with amino-acid sequence MQNNNRVLVVDDEPDILDLLKYNLEREGYEVEIASNGEEAIKKAEFFKPELILLDIMMPKMDGVETCRLLREMPDMKDSYIIFLTARAEEYSEVAAFDVGADDYLNKPIKPRALMSRINALFRREFKKQQTQSHEVIEIADLCIDKTSYTLQKEGELIALPKKEFELIYFLAQTPNKVYNREDLLKNIWGQDVYVLARTVDVHIRRIREKIGDNYIKTVKGVGYKFMSPDEI; translated from the coding sequence ATGCAGAATAATAACCGTGTACTTGTCGTAGATGATGAACCCGATATTTTGGATTTGCTCAAATACAATTTGGAACGTGAAGGATATGAAGTAGAAATTGCTTCCAATGGCGAAGAAGCTATAAAAAAAGCTGAGTTTTTTAAACCTGAGCTTATTCTTTTGGACATCATGATGCCAAAAATGGATGGTGTAGAAACCTGCCGTTTGCTTCGTGAGATGCCAGATATGAAAGATTCATATATTATTTTCTTGACTGCTCGTGCTGAAGAATATTCAGAAGTAGCAGCTTTTGATGTAGGAGCAGATGATTATTTGAATAAACCTATCAAGCCTCGTGCGCTGATGAGCCGTATAAATGCGCTTTTCCGTAGAGAGTTTAAAAAGCAGCAAACACAATCCCATGAAGTAATCGAAATTGCAGATTTGTGTATCGATAAAACAAGTTATACCTTACAAAAAGAGGGCGAACTGATTGCACTTCCTAAAAAAGAATTTGAGTTGATTTACTTTTTAGCTCAAACTCCAAATAAGGTTTATAATCGTGAAGATTTATTAAAAAATATTTGGGGACAAGATGTTTATGTTTTGGCTCGTACTGTTGATGTTCATATTCGTAGAATTAGAGAAAAAATTGGCGATAATTATATCAAAACAGTAAAAGGAGTTGGGTACAAGTTTATGTCACCTGATGAAATATAG
- the era gene encoding GTPase Era: MKELDLDAILNAGKESENHQAGFVALVGKPNSGKSTLMNAVLGEKLAIVTHKAQTTRHRIMGILNNEDYQIVFSDTPGIISPKYELHEKMMRFVEKSLEDADVILLVTSLDESHDEEDAIQKLKKVLDKKKIPLIVLLNKSDLVNQEIIDEKIARWKEVLNPQEVLPLSALEGFDVNEVLQLILKYLPKHPAYYDKEMLTDRPERFFAAEIIREKIFLNYEQEIPYSTEVGILEFKDTPKILRIHAEIHVERKSQKGILIGKNGSALKIIGTEARLDMEAFFGKKVFLQLYVRISEDWRKKADKLNWFGYK, encoded by the coding sequence ATGAAAGAACTCGACTTAGATGCCATTCTTAATGCTGGCAAAGAATCTGAAAATCATCAAGCTGGTTTTGTAGCCTTGGTTGGAAAACCAAATAGTGGCAAATCTACACTCATGAATGCTGTTTTGGGTGAAAAACTAGCTATCGTAACCCACAAAGCACAAACAACTCGCCATCGTATAATGGGGATTTTGAATAATGAAGATTATCAAATTGTCTTTTCAGATACTCCTGGTATTATTTCGCCAAAATATGAGCTTCATGAAAAAATGATGCGTTTTGTAGAAAAATCATTGGAAGATGCTGATGTGATTTTGTTAGTTACCTCACTTGATGAGAGTCATGATGAAGAAGATGCTATCCAAAAACTCAAAAAGGTATTAGATAAAAAGAAAATACCTCTTATTGTTCTTTTAAATAAGTCTGATTTAGTCAATCAAGAAATTATTGATGAAAAAATTGCTCGCTGGAAAGAAGTCTTGAATCCTCAAGAAGTTTTGCCATTATCTGCGTTAGAAGGCTTTGATGTAAACGAAGTATTACAACTTATCTTGAAATATCTTCCAAAACACCCTGCTTATTATGATAAAGAAATGCTAACAGACCGTCCAGAACGTTTTTTTGCTGCTGAAATCATTAGAGAAAAAATATTTTTAAATTATGAACAAGAAATTCCTTATTCTACCGAAGTAGGAATTTTAGAATTTAAAGATACACCCAAAATTTTGCGTATTCATGCCGAGATTCATGTTGAAAGAAAATCTCAAAAAGGAATTTTGATAGGCAAAAATGGTAGTGCGCTCAAAATTATTGGAACAGAAGCTCGCTTAGACATGGAAGCATTCTTTGGTAAAAAAGTGTTTTTACAGCTTTATGTTCGTATAAGTGAAGACTGGCGCAAAAAAGCAGATAAATTAAATTGGTTTGGTTATAAATAA
- a CDS encoding bifunctional 5,10-methylenetetrahydrofolate dehydrogenase/5,10-methenyltetrahydrofolate cyclohydrolase gives MQLIDGKNTAELLKNELAIEVAARKEKGFKTPHLAAILVGEDGASQTYVNSKVKSCEQIGFASTLKHLPATISEEELLKIVEEFNQNDDIDGFIVQLPLPNHIDADKITLAISPEKDVDGFHPSNIGKMVLGLPCYLPATPFGIVKLLEQYNIETSGKHAVVIGRSNIVGSPMSILLARNEKVGNCTVTLTHSRTKNLKELSLQADIIIAAIGKPEFVTADMVKKGAIVIDVGTTRVPDASKKSGFALKGDVKFDEVAPKCSFITPVPGGVGPMTVTALLFNTLNAAKKKDKI, from the coding sequence ATGCAATTAATAGACGGAAAAAATACAGCCGAACTTCTAAAAAATGAGTTGGCTATTGAAGTGGCAGCACGCAAAGAAAAAGGATTCAAAACGCCTCATCTTGCAGCCATTTTGGTAGGCGAAGATGGAGCTAGTCAGACTTATGTAAATAGTAAAGTCAAATCGTGTGAGCAGATTGGTTTTGCTTCTACTTTAAAACATCTTCCTGCTACAATTAGCGAAGAAGAATTATTGAAGATTGTAGAAGAATTTAATCAAAATGATGATATTGACGGTTTTATTGTTCAACTTCCGTTGCCAAATCATATTGATGCTGACAAAATTACCTTAGCAATTTCTCCAGAAAAAGATGTTGATGGTTTTCATCCTTCTAATATTGGTAAAATGGTTTTGGGTTTGCCTTGTTATTTGCCTGCAACACCTTTCGGAATCGTAAAATTATTAGAACAATATAATATCGAAACTTCTGGAAAACATGCTGTTGTTATTGGAAGAAGTAATATTGTAGGTTCGCCAATGAGTATTTTGTTAGCTCGTAATGAAAAAGTTGGAAACTGTACCGTTACACTTACACATAGCAGAACCAAAAATTTAAAGGAACTTTCATTACAAGCAGATATTATTATTGCAGCCATCGGAAAGCCAGAATTTGTAACAGCAGATATGGTAAAAAAAGGAGCAATTGTTATTGATGTAGGAACTACACGAGTTCCTGATGCAAGCAAAAAATCAGGCTTTGCACTCAAAGGAGATGTAAAATTTGATGAAGTTGCACCAAAGTGTTCGTTTATTACGCCTGTTCCAGGGGGAGTTGGTCCTATGACTGTAACAGCTTTACTTTTCAATACATTGAATGCAGCAAAAAAGAAAGACAAAATTTAA
- a CDS encoding DUF4175 family protein, translating into MNTSIEALYANIQSYKRKYYKNLLLKGSLLAISAFLGAFAIVSILEYFGNFSSTFRAVLFYSFISVSIFSLVYWVIIPIYQLFTLDKQLPHNEAAKQIGRYFPQVEDRLLNVLQLHSTNNKNFENQSSDLYQASIEQKASQFAPISFSDAIEYEQNRRYLRFLFIPIVLIAAFLVWDMDFYKASAVRLVNYEQDFAPKAPFQFSVDTKQLIAFKGEDLNFDVNLSGEAFPNEVFLISDNGRKVKLDKNSASSYSYQFTNIQRPFEFSLDGEGYTSKMYEIIVRERPQLRNFVAYLNYPNYTGKKDERQENTGNLIVPAGTQIEWRFQTQETEKLNFVSIVSDDSTNIKTAKKEEDGFLLQTMALSSEAFEIELENKYSKNKEKISYLLTVIQDEFPKVSLNQFQDSVMYDYLMLGGNISDDYGITNLRFNYRITSNKKTSEYKSLPLKFNPNAINQQYFHQVELAPLELKAGDELEYFVQVWDNDGVRGNKSSKTGSYRFQIPKESEMRESVTESSKNTESQMDKTLEEAQDLNKKIKKLAEDLKGKKKLSWQQKKELEKLLEDKKQLEEDIKKMQEQNKKLNEQQEKFTEQDERIAEKSKKLQELMDELMDEKTKELYDKLQELLQEQTESEEIKEVLEKLQNKEMNLEKELDRTLEMFKKLEVDKKMQDLAEQLEDLAKEQKDLAKETEKQQEKEDKQSKKEAEKDAEKDAAKNEEIKEEQKELNEKFEEMKEQMEELDKMNEELKTPKDLEDTKKKEEEVSEEQEQSSEQLEQKEKKKAAQSQENAGEKMEEMAQQMQQMTSSAEMEQAQEDYDDLRQLLENLLKLSFEQEEVMNGFNEIDQRDPKYITLSQDQLKLKDDAQIVEDSLRALAKRVMQIETFVMRELTDMNDYMAQVTQEVKDRKNPRLLANHQQSVMTSINNLALMLNDVLEQMQQSMSQMGMGKPKPSNQSGSPSMGEMQQSINQQIENLKKSGKSGRQLSEGLAKIAAEQEALRRALQKAMKQGKDGKDGKGKEGKEGKDGQNGDNGEGDGGSQGNGGNMSQMIKDMEKTEEDLVNKRLTQELIERQKQIMTRLLESEKAEKERDLDEKREAEQAKANKRTVPPQFEEYFKQKEQQIELLKTIPPALSPYYKQQVNEYFKKLEE; encoded by the coding sequence ATGAATACATCCATAGAGGCGTTATACGCCAATATCCAATCCTATAAAAGGAAATATTATAAAAATCTACTCCTAAAAGGTTCTTTACTTGCTATTTCGGCATTTTTGGGAGCATTTGCCATTGTGAGTATTTTGGAATATTTTGGTAATTTTAGTTCTACTTTTAGAGCAGTTTTGTTTTATAGTTTTATTTCGGTCAGTATTTTTTCCCTTGTTTATTGGGTAATTATTCCGATTTATCAGCTTTTTACTTTAGACAAACAACTGCCTCATAACGAAGCTGCAAAACAAATTGGTCGTTATTTTCCACAAGTAGAAGACCGTTTATTAAACGTTTTACAATTACATTCTACGAATAATAAAAACTTTGAAAATCAAAGTTCAGATTTGTATCAAGCTAGTATCGAACAAAAAGCATCGCAATTCGCACCAATTTCTTTTTCTGATGCCATTGAATATGAGCAGAATCGTCGTTATCTGCGTTTTTTATTCATTCCTATTGTTCTTATTGCTGCTTTCTTGGTCTGGGATATGGATTTTTATAAAGCAAGTGCTGTTCGCTTGGTTAATTATGAACAAGATTTTGCACCAAAAGCACCGTTTCAGTTTTCGGTTGATACAAAACAACTGATTGCTTTTAAGGGAGAAGATTTGAATTTTGATGTAAATTTGAGTGGAGAGGCTTTTCCAAACGAAGTATTTTTGATTAGTGATAATGGTCGCAAAGTAAAATTAGACAAAAATTCGGCTTCTTCGTATTCTTATCAATTTACAAATATTCAACGCCCATTTGAGTTTTCGTTAGATGGCGAAGGTTATACTTCAAAAATGTATGAAATTATTGTTCGTGAGCGTCCACAACTTCGCAATTTTGTAGCCTATCTCAACTATCCAAATTATACAGGAAAAAAAGATGAACGCCAAGAAAATACAGGAAATTTGATTGTTCCAGCAGGTACACAAATTGAATGGCGTTTTCAAACTCAAGAAACTGAAAAACTAAATTTTGTTTCGATTGTTTCAGATGATTCTACCAATATAAAAACAGCAAAAAAAGAAGAAGATGGATTTTTACTTCAAACAATGGCTTTGAGTTCCGAAGCCTTTGAAATTGAATTAGAAAATAAATACAGCAAAAACAAAGAAAAAATTAGTTATTTATTAACTGTAATTCAAGATGAGTTTCCGAAAGTTTCACTTAATCAATTTCAAGATTCGGTAATGTATGATTATTTGATGTTGGGTGGGAATATTTCTGATGATTATGGAATTACAAATTTGCGTTTTAATTATCGTATAACTTCTAATAAAAAAACAAGCGAGTACAAATCATTACCATTAAAATTTAATCCAAATGCAATTAATCAACAGTATTTTCATCAAGTAGAATTAGCTCCTCTTGAATTAAAAGCTGGAGACGAATTAGAATATTTTGTACAAGTTTGGGATAATGATGGTGTGCGAGGTAATAAAAGTAGCAAAACAGGAAGCTATCGTTTTCAAATTCCGAAAGAATCTGAAATGCGTGAATCAGTTACAGAAAGTAGCAAAAATACAGAATCTCAGATGGACAAAACATTGGAAGAAGCACAAGATTTAAACAAAAAAATAAAGAAACTTGCAGAAGATTTGAAAGGTAAAAAGAAATTGAGTTGGCAACAAAAAAAGGAATTAGAAAAACTTTTAGAAGATAAAAAACAGCTTGAAGAAGACATCAAAAAAATGCAAGAGCAAAACAAAAAGCTCAACGAACAGCAAGAAAAATTTACAGAGCAAGACGAGCGAATTGCTGAAAAATCAAAGAAATTGCAAGAATTGATGGATGAATTAATGGACGAAAAAACAAAAGAATTGTATGATAAATTACAAGAACTTTTGCAAGAACAGACTGAGAGTGAAGAAATAAAAGAGGTTTTAGAAAAGCTACAAAACAAGGAAATGAACCTTGAAAAAGAGCTAGACAGAACGCTTGAAATGTTCAAAAAATTGGAAGTTGATAAGAAAATGCAAGACCTTGCAGAACAGCTTGAAGACCTTGCCAAAGAACAAAAAGACCTCGCCAAAGAAACCGAAAAACAGCAAGAAAAAGAAGACAAACAATCTAAAAAAGAAGCTGAAAAGGACGCAGAAAAAGACGCTGCCAAAAATGAGGAAATCAAAGAAGAACAAAAAGAACTCAATGAAAAATTTGAGGAAATGAAGGAACAAATGGAAGAGTTGGACAAAATGAATGAAGAACTCAAAACTCCAAAAGATTTGGAAGATACAAAGAAAAAAGAAGAAGAAGTTTCCGAAGAGCAAGAGCAGAGTAGCGAGCAATTGGAGCAAAAAGAAAAGAAAAAAGCAGCTCAATCTCAAGAAAATGCAGGCGAAAAAATGGAAGAAATGGCACAACAGATGCAACAAATGACTTCTTCTGCCGAAATGGAACAAGCACAAGAAGATTATGATGATTTGCGTCAGCTTTTGGAAAATCTATTAAAACTTTCATTTGAGCAAGAAGAGGTTATGAATGGTTTTAATGAAATTGACCAGCGAGATCCAAAATATATAACGCTTTCTCAAGACCAATTAAAGCTAAAAGACGATGCTCAAATTGTGGAGGATAGTCTTCGTGCGCTTGCAAAACGTGTTATGCAAATTGAAACTTTTGTGATGCGTGAGCTTACAGATATGAATGATTATATGGCACAGGTCACGCAAGAAGTAAAAGACCGTAAAAATCCTCGTTTGTTGGCAAATCATCAGCAGTCTGTAATGACTTCAATTAATAATTTGGCATTGATGCTCAATGATGTTTTGGAACAAATGCAACAATCTATGTCGCAAATGGGAATGGGAAAACCAAAGCCAAGCAATCAGAGTGGAAGTCCTTCAATGGGTGAAATGCAGCAATCTATTAATCAGCAAATTGAAAATCTAAAGAAAAGTGGAAAATCAGGAAGGCAGCTTTCTGAAGGTCTTGCCAAAATTGCAGCCGAGCAAGAAGCATTGAGAAGAGCTTTACAAAAAGCAATGAAACAAGGAAAAGATGGCAAAGATGGAAAAGGAAAAGAAGGGAAGGAAGGAAAAGATGGACAAAATGGCGACAACGGAGAAGGTGATGGAGGTTCACAAGGAAATGGTGGGAATATGTCTCAAATGATAAAAGACATGGAAAAAACCGAAGAAGATTTGGTAAACAAACGTCTAACTCAAGAGCTCATCGAACGCCAAAAACAAATCATGACACGTCTTTTAGAATCTGAAAAAGCCGAAAAAGAACGAGATTTGGACGAAAAAAGAGAAGCCGAACAAGCAAAAGCAAATAAAAGAACCGTTCCACCACAATTTGAGGAGTATTTCAAGCAAAAGGAACAACAAATCGAACTTTTAAAAACCATTCCTCCTGCGCTTAGTCCGTATTATAAGCAACAGGTCAATGAATACTTTAAAAAATTGGAGGAGTAA